In the genome of Raphanus sativus cultivar WK10039 chromosome 9, ASM80110v3, whole genome shotgun sequence, the window cttgaaacaaatgaaaacatatatacaatgatgtgaaaaacaccatatatcatgGACCTTCTTGAGGTACTTTCCATTCAAGTAAGCTGGACCTGATTTATCAGTTCCCAAATCAATCCCCAAGTAACCAAGTAGTGGGGTTATCCAGCCACCGATCCCAATCTGAGGTTCTGAATCGCGGTTTGTCCAAGCCCAATCCTTATAGTACATGAGGTGCGTCACAAAGTATCCCACCATACCAAAATCACTGTAGAAGTCATCAGGGACAATGGGTAACTGAGGGTGGGAGGCATAGTGTTGGACAGCTTGATGAAGAAATCTCAATTCCTCTCCAGCGATATTACTCACCTCCTTCTTGTAGAACAAGGTGTGGATAAGGAACCTGTGGAGATAGCGCAAGGTAGGGTGCTTGATGGCTGTGCTTCTGTCTTTCCTACCCTCTATTCCCTTCCCTGATATAAATTTCCAAGTTAGGTCTTCGATTCCTTTGTCTTTTGGTGCATTGGTGAGCTGAGGAAGAGCTGGATTCCTCCCATCATGGAGGCCAAGAGCTTCTCCAATCTCTGTGAAGGACATGGTGTAAGACTGACCAGCGATCTTAAAGGTGATTCTTCCCCAACTTGCTGTGCAATCTTCTTGGTGTGAAATGTTGCTTCAAGAGTAGACAAGAACTGACAAGAGACCTCGGGATAAGTTTGGTAAGCCACTGAATAGAAGCTGCCTATCTTCATGAACTCTAGCATCTCCTTTACATCATCATCAAGATACAACGCCTGTAAGATGGACCTGTCCACAAATCTTGTTGGAGGCCAAGCAATACCTTTCCTCATTTGCTCCACCAACTCAGCTTCTGTGGGTTTCTTCTTCCTATCTCTGCCAGCATTGAAGTTTTTCCTCTTGGGAGGGACATGATCCTCATCACTGTCTGGAGAGGGATCCTCATCACTGTCTGGAGAGGGATCCTCAGCTTTTTCACTGTTACTCTCTTCAACCACTGGTCTTTTGCCCTCTTTCTTATGCTTTGCTCTCAACTTCTGATCCTTAAGGACTTGTTCTTGGTGCACCTCCTCACAAACTAACTGAGAAGTGGGCCGCTTGGTAGGTGGTTTTGGCTGTGGTATTGGAACTTGAGTTGAAATGGTAAGATTAGCTTCTTGGTTGCTTTTCTCCAATAAAAGAGCTCCTCCACCTTGAACCCTTGGCGCTCTTGCTTTCTTGGGAGGGGCTTGCTTGTGAGCAATGTCAGCCGCACTCTCATCAGCAGCAATTCTTTTGCCATCTCTCTTGGCTTGTGTTTTCTTCTTGAGCATGGCTAAAGCTTGCTGCCTACGTTCCTCCTCGGAACCAGGTTGTGAACCCAACACTTTCCCTGTTCTAGCAGTCTCTCTCTCAGCATTCTTCCTCTTCTCAGTCTCTATCTCTGCTTGAGTTTGTCTTGCCATTGGTACCTGAAAGAGTAAAACCTTGGAAAGGAGTGagcaaaggaaagaaaaaaaattctcaaagaGAGAGACATGATCAAAGCTAAAGAATTCAGCTCTAGAAAAcccaattaaaaaataatagctAAGCAAAACAAGAGTTGTAAACTGAATTAGAGGATCCCATgttcaaaattcaaatttctttttttaattgatttcttttttttttttgaacaattagAATCTCTAATCAGCAAAACTCTTGATCAACCACTCTACAGCACGAAATCAACCTTAAATCTAAGTTCTCCACCAACTTAGCATTCAATCTACTCCAAGAATATCCTAAAACAagtaatttttgaaaaaaaaacccCCAAATCTCATGAACCCTAATTTCTCAAAGTTCAAATTAATCTCAATTCCACCATGAAATCAACTACCCAGCATGATATATAAGCTTTCCCTAGTCTATTTTACAAGAATCTAGCAAGAAAAAGCTCAAATTTCAACTTCAAATTTTTAGGGTTCATGAGAGTTACGAATTTGAACTTAAAGAACTCATACCTTGCTATGGATGATGGAAAATGAAGAAAGGATTCAAGAAAATAGACTAATGGGAGAAAGACTTTGATTTAGGAAAAAGAATGTATTGATTTGGTGGAGATTTGAGTGAGATATGGTGTTTTTGGTTCTTGGAGGCTAGAGAGGTTTTTAGATTTGTGAAAGATGAAGAAATGAGAGGAAGAGGTCGAAAATTAGGTTAGGAGGGGGTTttggttcgggtcgggtcgtgGGCATGCGGGTCTGGGtcgaaaaagagaagaaaacttaCCTGGACGCGGGTCGTGGAGCGAGAGGCGGGTCTGAAGCGGGACGCGGGTTGGAGCGGTACGATACCAGCAGGCTGTCCTAACGGTTTCGCGCCCGGGTACGCGACTCTGGTCTCATTCATCCCGGTCCAAATGGACCTGCTCGATCTGATCTTTGCGCCCGGGTACGCGACTCCGGTCTCGTCCATCCCGGtccttttcaattttttttttagctaaCCTTTCTCTTCAACCCATACCAGACTAGCTTCTTGTCTTCTCTATCCATGGTTCCCATTCTCCAAGGTTCACTTCACTTCAACTCGAAAAAGAAATCCTAATGCAATATTTACAAGGATagacatgggacttcctcccaagtgagcttgtttaaagtctctagcttgactttgcttCTTTTGAGACTAGGTTGAGGTGGGTTCAGAAAGTGGAATTGAGAATCCATCTTCCTTTGATGTAGTACCCAAATAGAGCTTCACTCTTTGTCCATTCACTGTGAACTCTCCTCCATTCTTATCCCAAAGAACCACTGCCCCATAAGGCTTAACTTCCTTGATCTTAAAAGGTCCATACCACCTTGATTTGAGCTTCCCTGGAAACAACTTCAGCCTAGAGTTGTAGAGGAGTATCTGATCATCTGCTCTTAACTCTCTCTTCAAAATGTTCTTGTCATGAAAGGCTTTGGTTCTCTCCTTGTAGATCCTTGAGTTCTTAAAAGAATCCATTCTAATCTCATCAAGCTCATGAAGCTGAAAAagtctcttttcttttgcacTCTTGATGTCAAAGTTCAACAATTTCACAGCCCACAATGCCTTGTACTCAAGTTCTACTGGTAGTTGACAAGCTTTCCCATACACAAGGTTGAAAGGGGTGGTTCCCAATGGTGTCTTGTATGCTGTCCTATAGgcccaaagtgcatcatcaagcTTGTCTGACCAATCCTTCCTCTTGGCtcccacaatcttctccaagatacccttgatctctctgttagaGATTTCAACTTGACCACTGGTTTGAGGGTGATAAGGGATTGCAATCTTGTGTTTCACTCCATTCTTCTTGAGAAGATTCTCAAAAAGTTTGTTGATGAAATGTGAGCCTCCATCACTTATCACCACTCTaggaactccaaatcttggaaaaaTGATGCTCTTAAACATCTTCAACACCACTCTTGAGTCATTTGTAGGACTTGCAACTGCTTCAACCCACTTAGACACATAGTCTACATCCACTAAGATGTACTTGTTGCCATAAGAAGAGGGCAAAGGTCCCACGAAGTCTATTCCCCAAACATCAAATACTTCCACTTCAAGAATTGGGTTTTGAGGCATTCCATTCCTCTTTGTGATGTTCCCTCTCCTTTGGCAAGAATCACACCTTGAGATGAACTCTTGTGTGTCCTTGAACATATGAGGCCACCAAAATCCAGCTTGAAGAACCTTAGCCACTGTCTTGAAAGTTGCAAAATGCCCTCCATATGAAGAACCATGGCATTGTTGTAGGATTCCATCAACCTCTTCTTCAGCCACTGCCCTTCTATAGAGATGGTCTTTGCAAAGGACGAAAAGAAAAGGTTCATCCCAATAGTACCTCTTCAACTCCTTGTAGAACTTTTTCTTGGAATAACCTTCAAGTCTTAATGGTTCCTTTCCTGTGACAAGGTAGTTCACAAAATATGCATACCAAGGCTCCTTCTCCTTAGACGCCTTAACCTCTTCAAGCTTCTTGCCCGTTTCACACACTGCAACCACTACCCTGATGGCCATGACCTGTTCCTCACGAAGCCCTTCATCAATGGGGGTTTCACCTTCAATCCTCATCCTAGATAAGTGATCAGCTACTCAATGCCCGGCTTGTCTCTAATCTCCAAGTCAAACTCTTGAAGCAAAAGGATCCACCTCAAAAGTCTTGGCTTAGCATCTTTCTTGGCCAAGAGGTGTCTCAAAGCTGCATGATCAGTGTAGACAATAACCTTTGACCCAACCAAGTAgcttctgaacttctcaaaggcAAATACAATGGCTAGCATCTCCTTCTTAGTTGTGGAATACTTCACCTGAGCATCATTCAAG includes:
- the LOC108850566 gene encoding LOW QUALITY PROTEIN: uncharacterized protein LOC108850566 (The sequence of the model RefSeq protein was modified relative to this genomic sequence to represent the inferred CDS: inserted 1 base in 1 codon; deleted 1 base in 1 codon); translation: MTSIEHQRRLNPNLKEVVKKEILKLLDAGVIYPISDSKWVSPVHVVPKKGGITVVKNDKNELIPTRTVTGHRMCIDYRKLNSASRKDHFPLPFIDQMLERLANHPFYCFLDGYSGFFQIPIHPDDQEKTTFTCPYDTFPYRRMPFGLCNAPATFQRCMMSIFSDLIEDVVEVFMDDFSVYGSSFSACLSNLCRVLQRCEDTNLVLNWEKCHFMVKDGIVLGHKISERGIEVDKAKIEVMVSLPPPKTMKDIRSFLGHAGFYRRYVKDFSKVARPITKLLCKEAAFSFDSDCLEAFKELKNNLVNAPIVQPPDWSLSFEIMCDASDFAVGAVLGQKKDGKTHVIYYASQTLNDAQVKYSTTKKEMLAIVFAFEKFRSYLVGSKVIVYTDHAALRHLLAKKDAKPRLLRWILLLQEFDLEIRDKPGIEXADHLSRMRIEGETPIDEGLREEQVMAIRVVPWYAYFVNYLVTGKEPLRLEGYSKKKFYKELKRYYWDEPFLFVLCKDHLYRRAVAEEEFISRCDSCQRRGNITKRNGMPQNPILEVEVFDVWGIDFVGPLPSSYGNKYILVDVDYVSKWVEAVASPTNDSRVVLKMFKSIIFPRFGVPRVVISDGGSHFINKLFENLLKKNGVKHKIAIPYHPQTSGQVEISNREIKGILEKIVGAKRKDWSDKLDDALWAYRTAYKTPLGTTPFNLVYGKACQLPVELEYKALWAVKLLNFDIKSAKEKRLFQLHELDEIRMDSFKNSRIYKERTKAFHDKNILKRELRADDQILLYNSRLKLFPGKLKSRWYGPFKIKEVKPYGAVVLWDKNGGEFTVNGQRVKLYLGTTSKEDGFSIPLSEPTSTYEPWRMGTMDREDKKLVWTGMDETGVAYPGAKIRSSRSIWTGMNETRVAYPGAKPLGQPAGIVPLQPASRFRPASRSTTRVQVPMARQTQAEIETEKRKNAERETARTGKVLGSQPGSEEERRQQALAMLKKKTQAKRDGKRIAADESAADIAHKQAPPKKARAPRVQGGGALLLEKSNQEANLTISTQVPIPQPKPPTKRPTSQLVCEEVHQEQVLKDQKLRAKHKKEGKRPVVEESNSEKAEDPSPDSDEDPSPDSDEDHVPPKRKNFNAGRDRKKKPTEAELVEQMRKGIAWPPTRFVDRSILQALYLDDDVKEMLDNISHQEDCTASWGRITFKIAGQSYTMSFTEIGEALGLHDGRNPALPQLTNAPKDKGIEDLTWKFISGKGIEGRKDRSTAIKHPTLRYLHRFLIHTLFYKKEVSNIAGEELRFLHQAVQHYASHPQLPIVPDDFYSDFGMVGYFVTHLMYYKDWAWTNRDSEPQIGIGGWITPLLGYLGIDLGTDKSGPAYLNGKYLKKEIMKLLEVGVIYAISDSKWVSPVHVVPKKGGITVITNEKNELIPTRTVTGHRMCIDFRKLNAATRKDHFPLPFIDQMLERLANHPYYCFLDGYSGFFQIPIQPDDQEKTTFTCPYGTYAYRRMPFGLCNAPATFQRCMMSIFTDLIEDIMEVFMDDFRVYGSSFHVCLSNLCRVLKRCEEKHLVLNWEKCHFVVRDGIVLGHKISEKGIEVDKAKIEVMMSLQPPSSVKGIMSFLGHAGFYRRFIQDFSKIARPVTRLLCKEAQFAFDSDCLAAFHTIKGALVSAPVVQPPDWDLPFEIMTDASDFAVGAVLGQRKDKKLHVIYYANAFSGYNQIMMDPDDQEKTAFIAERGTYCYKVMPFGLKNAGATYQRLVNKMFAGQLGKTMEVYI